A part of Gracilimonas sediminicola genomic DNA contains:
- a CDS encoding NlpC/P60 family protein, whose amino-acid sequence MKYLVHPLKLALVLILLLGACSGPRQQTLRGLIDQVENSFVPDSRVDQFNVQVSGGSPFLLTGETTNAEAKQALLDSLAKANISYIDSIKVLPSAELGDKIYGIVNNSVSNIRSEPRHSAQLATQTLLGMPLQVLKKDGGWYYVRTPEDYLSWIDSGGMHRVNKSEYLEWKSAEKLIYLDTYGFAYSSPSKNSEKVSDLAAGNILKLESSNGSYYRISYPDGREGFIPKSEATPFSDWTEDLEATRESLVQTAKSMMGIPYLWGGTSTKGVDCSGFTKTIYLMNGMIIPRDASQQVHAGVKVDDEKNWDQLQPGDLLFFGSPATEDRSRRVVHVGMWIGDNQFIHSSRQVRISSVDSTASNYDAYNTGRYLESRRYLGNMEGNIIRTQAMYDEINLP is encoded by the coding sequence ATGAAATACTTAGTACATCCATTAAAACTGGCTTTGGTTTTAATTCTGTTGTTGGGAGCTTGTAGCGGGCCCCGGCAACAGACCCTCCGGGGATTAATAGACCAGGTGGAAAATTCTTTTGTTCCTGATTCAAGAGTGGATCAATTTAACGTGCAGGTTTCAGGGGGAAGTCCCTTTCTCCTGACCGGAGAAACGACAAATGCTGAAGCTAAGCAAGCACTGCTCGATTCCCTTGCAAAAGCTAACATCTCCTATATAGACAGCATTAAAGTATTGCCTTCTGCTGAATTGGGGGATAAAATTTATGGCATAGTCAATAATTCTGTGTCTAATATAAGATCCGAACCAAGACATTCAGCTCAGCTTGCTACGCAGACTTTACTGGGAATGCCCCTTCAGGTTCTGAAAAAAGATGGCGGATGGTATTACGTTCGTACACCGGAGGATTATTTATCCTGGATTGACAGTGGCGGTATGCACCGAGTGAACAAGTCTGAATATCTTGAATGGAAATCAGCTGAAAAGCTCATTTACCTGGATACCTATGGATTTGCTTACTCCTCTCCATCAAAAAATTCGGAAAAAGTAAGTGACCTGGCTGCCGGAAACATTCTGAAGCTGGAAAGTTCAAATGGAAGTTATTATCGAATTTCATATCCCGATGGACGTGAGGGCTTTATCCCTAAAAGTGAAGCTACTCCATTCTCAGACTGGACTGAAGATCTGGAAGCTACCCGGGAGTCGTTAGTTCAAACTGCCAAAAGTATGATGGGCATCCCGTATCTGTGGGGAGGAACCTCCACTAAAGGTGTGGATTGTAGTGGTTTTACTAAAACTATATACCTCATGAATGGCATGATTATTCCACGAGACGCCTCTCAACAGGTGCATGCAGGCGTAAAAGTAGACGATGAGAAAAACTGGGACCAACTGCAGCCGGGCGACTTATTGTTTTTTGGAAGTCCTGCTACCGAAGACAGAAGCCGCAGAGTGGTACATGTTGGGATGTGGATTGGCGACAATCAGTTTATACATTCCTCAAGGCAGGTGCGAATCAGCAGTGTGGATTCTACCGCCTCCAACTATGATGCCTATAACACCGGCCGATACCTCGAATCCCGCCGATATCTTGGAAATATGGAAGGGAACATCATCCGAACCCAAGCCATGTATGATGAAATAAACCTGCCGTAG
- a CDS encoding putative sugar nucleotidyl transferase codes for MGICFFNDDQVKRFQPLTLTRPMDDLRVGVLTIREKWIKSLENSEFSRLLPDYLNGVFEKGKVEGNEEVLWLNSRMLPSQSFLGALKALQEGQKLVFKGVTVAAKVNAKSSAKMFSENSFNDAGLDTIEVKEVIHLDHLWDLLSLNSYEIEKDIQLLGLKSISEQKEEIPESVYHPKNTFIGKDVHIEPGCIFIAEKGPVVICDGATIEAGSILRGPVVVGEGATVKMAARIYDGTTIGPVCKVGGEVAGCIFHSYSNKAHDGFAGNSIFGQWVNLGANTITSNLKNDYKNIDVTDWITKDLIQTGRQFLGTVMADHSKTAINTMLNTGTICGVSSNVFIDELSPKVIDSFTWLGPRGPAIYRFEKAIEVMQAMMKRRDVELTDDYKRMMKHIFTSR; via the coding sequence ATGGGGATTTGTTTTTTTAATGATGATCAGGTTAAAAGGTTCCAGCCACTCACCTTAACACGGCCAATGGATGATCTGAGGGTGGGGGTACTTACAATTCGGGAGAAATGGATTAAGTCGCTCGAAAACAGCGAGTTTAGTCGGTTATTGCCGGATTATTTGAATGGCGTTTTTGAAAAAGGAAAGGTAGAAGGGAATGAGGAGGTACTATGGCTCAACTCAAGAATGTTGCCCTCCCAAAGTTTCCTCGGTGCGTTGAAGGCTCTTCAAGAAGGACAAAAACTGGTGTTCAAAGGAGTTACGGTTGCGGCTAAGGTGAATGCTAAGTCCTCTGCGAAAATGTTTAGTGAAAACAGCTTTAACGACGCTGGCTTGGATACAATTGAGGTAAAGGAAGTTATTCACCTCGATCATTTGTGGGATTTACTCTCACTAAATTCTTATGAAATTGAAAAAGACATTCAGCTTTTGGGGTTGAAGTCAATTTCAGAACAGAAAGAAGAGATTCCTGAATCCGTTTATCATCCCAAAAATACATTTATAGGAAAAGATGTCCATATAGAACCGGGGTGTATTTTTATCGCTGAAAAAGGGCCGGTAGTCATTTGTGATGGCGCTACTATAGAAGCCGGCAGTATTCTCAGAGGACCCGTTGTAGTTGGTGAAGGAGCAACGGTAAAAATGGCAGCGCGAATTTATGATGGAACCACAATTGGTCCGGTCTGCAAAGTGGGAGGAGAAGTTGCCGGGTGTATTTTTCATTCCTACTCAAACAAGGCTCATGATGGATTTGCCGGGAATTCCATATTCGGGCAATGGGTGAACCTCGGAGCTAATACCATCACTTCAAATCTTAAGAACGACTATAAAAACATCGATGTAACCGACTGGATTACGAAGGATCTTATCCAAACGGGCCGGCAGTTTCTTGGAACGGTGATGGCCGATCATTCCAAAACAGCCATTAATACTATGCTAAATACAGGGACCATTTGTGGGGTAAGTTCAAATGTGTTTATAGATGAACTTTCCCCAAAAGTAATCGACTCGTTTACCTGGCTTGGTCCAAGGGGGCCTGCTATTTATCGGTTTGAAAAGGCAATCGAAGTGATGCAGGCCATGATGAAACGCCGCGATGTTGAACTAACCGATGACTACAAGCGGATGATGAAGCATATATTTACTTCCCGCTAA
- a CDS encoding SusD/RagB family nutrient-binding outer membrane lipoprotein has protein sequence MKKLFIPITLIVFAIFSSCDLVEFNNINNNPNQPSDAAAPQLIANAMLSLPGLSSSPNAQYMAQYLAETQYVDASLYPEGGTSFYGWYQGPLVNLKTAEEVATTENQKAVARILKAYIFWNVTDRWGDIPYSEALQGTEEFTPVYDTQESIYEDLFAELKAAADQIDQSGSLSNDIIYEGDMGKWVKFSNSLRLLMALRLSEVNASLAETEFNDALNDGVFTSNEDNFLFQHLADANNQNYWYGQIVDPPIREWWALTVSLVDLMDPYNDPRLPVYGNEVRNGGGYAGLQFGEEDSIGTEDFSLLGSDIYAQDAPVYLVTYAEVLFARAEAAALNWTTEDPATNYNDAIESSIAQWTGDASQATAYLAQPDITFDPGNAVEQISTQRYIHLFMHGYQAWAEWRRTGYPDNLVQPNGNAVPLRQSYTSDEALNNTQNYEEAIQRQFGGQNSIYGRLWWDQD, from the coding sequence ATGAAAAAATTATTCATACCTATTACACTGATTGTATTTGCGATTTTCAGCAGCTGCGATCTCGTCGAATTCAACAACATAAATAATAATCCCAACCAGCCCAGTGATGCTGCAGCACCTCAGCTTATAGCAAACGCAATGCTCTCGCTGCCGGGTTTGAGTTCATCACCCAACGCACAATACATGGCCCAGTATTTGGCCGAAACCCAATATGTAGATGCTTCTTTATACCCTGAAGGCGGAACCAGCTTTTACGGATGGTACCAGGGGCCACTGGTTAATCTTAAAACCGCAGAAGAAGTAGCTACCACCGAAAACCAAAAAGCCGTTGCCAGAATCCTGAAAGCTTATATTTTCTGGAACGTAACCGACCGCTGGGGAGATATTCCCTATTCTGAGGCCTTGCAGGGTACCGAAGAATTCACCCCCGTTTATGACACTCAGGAATCCATCTATGAAGATCTGTTTGCTGAACTTAAAGCAGCAGCCGATCAAATTGATCAATCCGGAAGCCTGAGCAATGACATCATTTACGAAGGTGATATGGGGAAATGGGTGAAATTCAGCAATTCCCTGCGCTTGCTGATGGCTCTGCGGCTATCAGAGGTTAACGCATCATTAGCAGAAACCGAATTTAATGATGCGTTGAATGACGGTGTTTTTACCTCCAATGAAGACAACTTTCTGTTTCAGCATTTAGCTGATGCGAATAATCAAAACTACTGGTATGGACAAATCGTAGATCCTCCGATCCGGGAGTGGTGGGCTTTGACCGTTAGCCTGGTAGATTTAATGGATCCTTATAATGACCCCCGCCTGCCTGTTTACGGCAACGAAGTGAGAAATGGAGGCGGATATGCAGGTCTTCAGTTTGGAGAAGAAGATAGCATTGGAACCGAAGACTTTTCCCTGTTAGGCTCTGACATTTATGCTCAGGATGCACCCGTTTATTTAGTAACCTATGCGGAAGTTCTATTTGCACGCGCAGAAGCTGCAGCCCTAAACTGGACTACCGAAGACCCCGCAACCAACTATAACGATGCCATCGAAAGCTCAATCGCCCAATGGACCGGAGATGCCAGCCAGGCTACAGCCTATTTGGCTCAACCGGATATTACCTTCGATCCCGGCAACGCCGTTGAACAAATTTCAACCCAGCGGTACATTCATTTGTTTATGCATGGATATCAGGCCTGGGCTGAATGGCGGCGAACCGGTTACCCGGACAACCTGGTGCAACCTAATGGTAATGCCGTCCCCCTAAGGCAGAGTTACACTTCTGACGAAGCCCTCAACAATACTCAAAATTATGAAGAGGCTATCCAGCGTCAGTTTGGTGGACAGAATTCTATCTATGGCAGGCTATGGTGGGATCAAGATTAA
- a CDS encoding SusC/RagA family TonB-linked outer membrane protein has translation MSFCTIWGFIFSFITATALMAGTTSAQSVSEVDVTVEFEQATIQEVFKEIERQTAFKFLYETTVIESSNKRITIPKMTATVEEVLMTVTGQTGLRFRQTDNTLAVQLPEQERSANQSPIPETISGTVTDAETNEPLPGVNIQVKGTTIGTSTGPNGDYELDAPSLQDTLLFSFVGYETQEVPINGNTQIDVALVVVPLSQDLLVTALGINRSERSIGYATQQVNGEDLTYSNENNVIGSLAGKIAGVQVTGSSGASLGGTQSIKIRGVNSINGEGQPLIVIDGTPISNANFAGSAGEDYGNIAQDINPDDIQSVNVLKGPAASSLYGIRGQYGVIMITTNKGNEAGGIEVQINSNLSFQQAGNFMRYQNKYGGGSSQTWRTLPNGDKYVQVNVDESWGPKMDGTLVREYFSFYPQDPQYGQLTPFDAHPNNIQNFFETGYTADNGVTISGGEERTNFRLSFNDTKITGVYPNTYLNRNNLGLSANIEASDKWDFSANINYAANEARRPPQGSQFGSRYFRQWFQRNLDMGRLKDYRYPDGTVMHWNMRSPSSSTGEITNKSPLYWANPYFEAYENTSTDSRDRVFGNVGAHFEALPNLVVSANIRGDIYIQNIEGKTDFGGTSTPGYSVGKYENKEMNYELSAQYQKSWANVSLDATLGTNLYDRNYSYISQSTVGGLTSPGYFNINASVDRPNVFNYLEQKKIVSAYGLVSLGFSDTYFLDLSLRSDKSSTLPKDNNSYLYPSVSGSFVFSELLDLEALSFGKLRASFAQAGSDLSPYLTTPVYNVGSVYDGQNTLDVPSNINNPDIKPSFSTSYEAGFDIRFFDRVGMNFTYYLQQNKNQIIPLNISGTTGYGSAIINAGLIENKGIEVSLNGTPIQQRDFVWNSTFNLSRNTNEVVKLHPDIDLYNHGSTVYSSTASYLNSYEGKTYGSLVGRAYQRDSETGMILLDDDNLPLWTDATHNFGSVLPDFTGGFQNLFFYKNFSLSTMISFQVGGQFFSRSEMLATRTGLHSQTAAKNDKGNNVRDPVSEGGGVKVQGISASTGQEVTAYVDAHDYFDLIGDEVYEDWVIDASYIKLSEVKLGYTFGDKVMSRIPVKSINVAVFANNPLMIWQKAPQGLDPSELSSGSQDITWYESGQLNTVRSYGLNVKLTF, from the coding sequence ATGTCTTTCTGTACTATTTGGGGATTTATATTCAGTTTCATAACCGCAACAGCATTGATGGCCGGAACAACTTCGGCTCAAAGTGTTAGTGAAGTAGATGTAACCGTTGAATTTGAGCAGGCAACAATTCAGGAAGTTTTTAAAGAAATAGAGCGACAAACGGCTTTTAAATTTCTTTATGAAACGACTGTAATTGAGTCGAGCAATAAACGCATTACCATTCCTAAAATGACGGCAACGGTAGAAGAAGTTCTAATGACCGTAACCGGACAAACAGGATTGCGGTTTCGGCAAACCGATAACACCCTGGCCGTACAGTTGCCTGAACAGGAACGGTCAGCCAACCAAAGCCCCATACCGGAAACCATCTCGGGTACGGTAACCGATGCAGAAACCAATGAACCTTTGCCGGGTGTAAACATCCAGGTTAAGGGAACAACCATTGGTACTTCTACCGGCCCCAATGGGGATTATGAGCTCGATGCCCCTTCCCTGCAAGACACCCTTCTTTTTTCATTTGTAGGATATGAAACGCAGGAAGTACCCATTAATGGAAATACACAAATCGATGTGGCACTGGTGGTGGTTCCTTTAAGCCAGGATCTATTAGTAACTGCACTTGGCATTAATCGCTCCGAACGTTCTATAGGTTATGCCACCCAGCAGGTGAATGGAGAAGACCTGACCTACTCCAACGAGAATAACGTTATCGGATCTCTTGCAGGTAAAATAGCGGGGGTGCAGGTAACGGGATCATCCGGAGCCAGCCTTGGCGGAACGCAGTCTATTAAAATACGCGGGGTGAATTCTATTAATGGTGAAGGCCAACCCCTTATCGTTATTGACGGCACGCCCATTTCGAACGCAAATTTTGCGGGAAGTGCCGGTGAAGATTATGGGAACATTGCCCAGGATATCAACCCGGACGACATACAGTCTGTGAACGTGTTAAAAGGGCCAGCTGCCTCTTCCTTGTATGGAATCAGAGGGCAGTATGGAGTAATCATGATTACTACTAACAAGGGAAATGAAGCCGGAGGAATTGAGGTTCAGATCAACTCCAACCTTTCTTTCCAGCAAGCCGGCAACTTTATGCGTTACCAGAACAAGTATGGTGGCGGCTCGTCCCAAACATGGAGAACATTGCCTAATGGTGACAAGTATGTTCAGGTTAATGTGGATGAGAGCTGGGGACCAAAAATGGACGGAACTCTGGTCCGTGAATATTTCAGTTTCTATCCACAGGATCCGCAATACGGACAGCTTACCCCTTTTGATGCTCACCCCAATAACATTCAAAACTTTTTTGAAACCGGTTATACCGCCGACAATGGCGTTACCATTTCCGGTGGAGAAGAGCGCACAAATTTCAGGCTCAGCTTCAATGATACCAAGATCACCGGTGTCTATCCCAACACGTATTTAAACAGAAATAACCTGGGGTTAAGCGCCAATATTGAGGCCAGCGACAAATGGGATTTTTCTGCTAATATCAATTACGCTGCCAACGAAGCCCGCCGCCCTCCACAGGGCTCTCAGTTTGGGTCTCGGTACTTCCGGCAGTGGTTTCAACGAAACCTTGATATGGGAAGACTGAAAGATTACAGATATCCCGATGGAACGGTTATGCACTGGAATATGAGATCTCCAAGTTCTTCGACCGGAGAAATCACCAATAAATCCCCTTTATACTGGGCCAATCCATACTTCGAGGCTTATGAAAATACAAGCACCGATAGCCGCGACCGGGTATTTGGCAATGTAGGCGCTCACTTTGAAGCCCTGCCTAACCTCGTTGTGAGTGCTAACATCCGGGGAGATATTTATATCCAGAATATTGAAGGAAAAACCGACTTTGGTGGCACTTCTACCCCCGGATATTCAGTTGGTAAGTATGAGAACAAGGAGATGAATTACGAGTTATCAGCTCAGTATCAAAAAAGCTGGGCAAATGTATCCCTGGATGCCACCCTTGGAACCAACTTATACGATCGTAATTACTCTTACATCTCCCAATCAACAGTGGGTGGACTTACATCACCGGGTTATTTCAACATCAACGCTTCTGTTGATCGCCCGAATGTGTTTAATTACCTGGAGCAAAAGAAAATTGTAAGTGCCTACGGCCTGGTTTCGCTCGGCTTCTCAGATACCTATTTCCTTGATTTAAGTCTGAGATCCGACAAATCTTCAACCCTTCCTAAAGACAACAACTCATACCTGTACCCTTCCGTCTCAGGTAGTTTTGTGTTTAGCGAGTTATTAGACCTGGAGGCACTTTCATTTGGTAAGCTCCGTGCCAGCTTTGCACAAGCCGGTTCCGATTTAAGTCCTTATTTAACTACCCCCGTTTACAATGTGGGCAGTGTTTATGATGGACAGAATACCTTGGATGTACCGTCAAACATCAATAATCCGGACATAAAACCGTCGTTCTCTACATCTTACGAGGCAGGTTTTGATATCCGGTTCTTTGATCGTGTAGGAATGAACTTTACCTATTACCTGCAACAGAACAAGAATCAGATTATCCCGCTCAATATCTCGGGAACCACCGGGTACGGATCAGCTATTATCAACGCCGGGCTTATCGAGAATAAAGGGATTGAAGTCAGCTTAAACGGTACTCCCATTCAGCAAAGAGACTTTGTTTGGAATTCCACCTTTAACCTGAGCCGTAACACCAATGAAGTTGTGAAGTTACACCCCGACATCGATTTATATAATCATGGTTCTACGGTGTACTCTTCAACAGCCAGTTACCTGAATTCCTATGAAGGCAAAACCTACGGAAGCCTGGTTGGGCGTGCCTATCAGCGTGATTCTGAAACGGGAATGATTCTTCTTGATGATGATAACCTCCCACTCTGGACAGATGCTACCCACAATTTTGGGTCTGTACTGCCTGATTTTACCGGTGGGTTTCAGAATTTATTCTTCTACAAAAACTTTAGTCTGTCCACTATGATCAGTTTCCAGGTAGGCGGACAATTTTTCAGCCGTTCAGAAATGCTTGCAACCCGAACGGGTTTACACAGCCAGACTGCGGCTAAAAACGATAAAGGAAACAACGTGCGTGATCCCGTCAGTGAAGGTGGCGGCGTGAAAGTACAAGGTATCTCTGCTTCAACAGGACAGGAAGTTACAGCCTACGTAGATGCCCACGACTACTTCGACCTTATTGGTGATGAAGTATATGAGGACTGGGTAATTGACGCTTCCTACATCAAGCTAAGCGAGGTTAAACTCGGCTATACATTTGGGGATAAGGTTATGTCCAGAATCCCTGTGAAATCGATTAATGTAGCCGTGTTTGCTAATAACCCGCTTATGATTTGGCAAAAAGCACCTCAGGGTCTCGATCCTTCAGAGTTGTCATCAGGCAGCCAGGACATTACCTGGTACGAATCCGGACAGTTAAATACCGTCCGTTCTTATGGCTTGAATGTAAAACTAACCTTTTAA